In one window of Tumebacillus algifaecis DNA:
- the cas6 gene encoding CRISPR system precrRNA processing endoribonuclease RAMP protein Cas6, with the protein MLENLTFTTYRFTLQVGKQGLELPAWKASTFRGGFGHIFKKRACMRAESICDRCEASSTCAYGYIFETSPDGETGGFMGRYDQIPRPYLLEVPSDRQTFYEPGELLSLRLRLFGRGIDYAPLFISTFRELGIEGIGKGRKPYRLIHVATEDVGGAAARTLYMDGEHQLHDPILATGADIIAKIQPQSSHSRLTLFFETPLRMKWQGRYTSDPQFHVIFRNILRRVTGLLQYHHGIDTSTVNYRGLIEKAEQIQLVRQETRWVDYDRFSARQDSKMKLGGMMGWAQYEGEWEAFLPWLKVAEIIHLGKNTAFDLGRIRIG; encoded by the coding sequence ATGCTAGAAAACTTGACGTTTACAACCTATCGTTTCACCTTGCAAGTTGGGAAACAAGGACTGGAACTGCCAGCGTGGAAGGCTTCCACTTTCCGTGGCGGTTTTGGCCATATTTTCAAAAAGCGAGCATGCATGCGAGCCGAATCTATTTGTGACCGCTGTGAAGCGAGCTCCACCTGTGCCTATGGTTATATCTTTGAAACCTCGCCTGATGGGGAGACGGGTGGATTTATGGGGCGTTATGATCAGATCCCAAGGCCATACTTGCTGGAAGTTCCATCCGATCGCCAGACGTTCTATGAGCCGGGGGAACTGCTTTCTCTTCGCCTGCGTTTGTTCGGGCGAGGAATCGATTACGCCCCGTTGTTCATCTCGACCTTTCGCGAACTGGGGATTGAGGGCATCGGAAAAGGGCGCAAACCATATCGACTGATCCATGTCGCAACGGAAGATGTGGGTGGCGCTGCTGCCAGAACGCTATACATGGATGGAGAACACCAACTTCACGATCCGATCCTTGCAACTGGTGCTGACATAATCGCAAAGATTCAACCGCAATCTAGCCATTCGCGGCTCACGTTGTTCTTTGAAACGCCTTTGCGGATGAAATGGCAAGGTCGCTACACGAGCGACCCGCAATTTCACGTGATTTTTCGGAATATATTGCGCCGTGTGACAGGACTCCTTCAATATCATCATGGAATCGACACGAGCACCGTGAATTACCGCGGTCTAATAGAAAAAGCTGAACAGATCCAGTTGGTTCGGCAGGAGACGAGATGGGTTGATTATGACCGCTTTTCCGCACGGCAAGATTCTAAGATGAAGCTCGGCGGTATGATGGGATGGGCGCAGTATGAAGGGGAATGGGAAGCGTTTTTGCCGTGGTTGAAAGTGGCCGAGATCATCCATCTAGGCAAAAACACGGCGTTTGACCTAGGACGAATTCGAATCGGGTGA
- a CDS encoding DEAD/DEAH box helicase, translated as MEGGTFHDFFYQTFGNQPYPYQELVATEVLQDKNVVLVAPTGAGKTWAALAPFLYSKQIGKPIADRVIYALPVRALASSLHRSTKELVEKKFGLKVTLQMGNQPSDPFFQGDIVFTTIDQLLSAYIGLAYGTSSSSS; from the coding sequence ATGGAAGGAGGAACATTTCACGATTTTTTCTACCAAACGTTTGGGAATCAGCCGTATCCGTATCAGGAGCTGGTGGCAACCGAGGTACTGCAAGATAAAAATGTGGTGCTGGTTGCTCCTACTGGTGCGGGCAAGACGTGGGCGGCCCTCGCTCCGTTCCTCTATTCGAAACAGATCGGAAAACCGATCGCAGACCGTGTGATCTACGCTCTTCCGGTACGAGCGCTGGCTTCTTCTTTGCATAGATCGACGAAAGAACTGGTTGAAAAAAAGTTTGGGTTGAAAGTGACTCTTCAGATGGGGAATCAACCGAGTGACCCGTTCTTTCAAGGAGACATCGTCTTTACTACGATCGATCAACTATTGAGCGCTTATATTGGTCTCGCCTATGGAACCTCCAGTTCATCGTCATAA